The following coding sequences lie in one Kamptonema formosum PCC 6407 genomic window:
- a CDS encoding ATP-binding protein produces MNSNADFQLSSQAPTDFLQELGAELVFTQDASGKYLSFYWQQAENYKLNPEKIVGCQMSETFGPVAIAPYLDRVRRALDGQMPERFSYPFAYAEQYFPFDLVISPVLTANGKATKVLVMGRLLPHKLNAQAVNSQELVAYPALASNLDLHQKMLIQIAGSIRRTLPPSSELYHKILSQIAQNVRRTLDLKTIWQQTVNSLGQVLGVTRCIICSYKEEENYDFSELNPKFKVVAEYCQEAYSSMLGLELSEADQPGWSQALATLEPVAVERTPDTKDPFERFSVLVAATSYQDQPNALICLHQCNTIRRWSAVEVEFVRELAVQVGTAIAHATLYQELEQARAEAVALSQLKSQFLANTSHELRTPLNGMLGFLKLVMDGMADDPEEEHQFIQEAYRSALHLLNLINDVLDIAKIEAGKMELELTPIKINELLQEVENFTQAQLQQKQLNFKIQKPATQDEIIVYGNYQRLLQVMLNLVGNAIKFTHEGGISISMELIKKKIVIQNRELPGLVKIRVADTGIGVSLDKQDKLFQSFFQVDGDRTRQYGGTGLGLAISQKLVEAMRGTVNFYSMGEGLGSTVTFTIPLYQEPIMISTQSAETIEFFTID; encoded by the coding sequence ATGAACTCTAACGCTGATTTCCAGCTTTCGAGCCAAGCCCCTACTGACTTTTTGCAAGAATTAGGGGCAGAGTTAGTATTTACCCAGGACGCTTCTGGCAAATATCTATCTTTTTACTGGCAACAAGCTGAGAATTACAAACTGAACCCGGAAAAGATCGTAGGTTGCCAGATGAGCGAAACTTTTGGGCCAGTGGCGATCGCACCTTATCTTGACCGAGTACGCCGCGCCCTCGACGGTCAAATGCCAGAGCGATTCAGCTATCCCTTTGCCTACGCAGAGCAGTATTTTCCCTTCGACCTAGTAATTAGTCCGGTGCTAACAGCCAACGGCAAAGCAACCAAAGTTCTAGTTATGGGCCGACTGTTACCTCATAAACTGAACGCTCAAGCCGTTAATTCTCAAGAATTAGTCGCCTATCCCGCTTTAGCCTCAAACTTGGATTTGCACCAAAAAATGCTGATTCAAATTGCTGGGAGTATCCGCCGCACGCTCCCTCCTAGTTCTGAGTTGTATCATAAAATTCTCTCTCAAATTGCTCAGAATGTTCGCCGAACTCTGGATTTAAAAACTATTTGGCAGCAAACTGTTAACAGTTTAGGGCAAGTTTTGGGAGTCACTCGCTGCATTATTTGTTCTTATAAAGAAGAAGAAAATTACGATTTCTCAGAACTCAATCCTAAATTTAAAGTAGTCGCTGAATATTGCCAAGAGGCTTACTCTTCGATGCTGGGTTTAGAACTCTCAGAGGCGGATCAGCCTGGGTGGAGTCAGGCTTTAGCGACTTTAGAACCAGTAGCAGTAGAGCGCACTCCTGATACTAAAGACCCCTTTGAGCGCTTTTCGGTGCTGGTAGCAGCTACCTCCTATCAAGACCAACCCAATGCTTTGATTTGCTTGCACCAATGTAATACTATCCGCCGATGGAGCGCCGTTGAGGTAGAGTTTGTGCGGGAGCTAGCCGTGCAAGTGGGGACTGCGATCGCTCACGCTACTCTCTATCAAGAATTAGAACAAGCTCGTGCTGAAGCTGTGGCTTTGTCTCAACTCAAAAGCCAGTTTCTAGCCAATACCTCCCATGAACTCCGCACTCCTCTGAATGGAATGCTTGGCTTTCTCAAGTTAGTAATGGATGGTATGGCAGACGATCCAGAGGAAGAACATCAATTTATTCAAGAAGCTTACCGTTCAGCGCTGCACCTGCTCAATCTCATCAATGATGTTTTGGATATTGCCAAGATTGAAGCCGGGAAAATGGAGTTAGAACTTACTCCTATTAAAATCAATGAACTGTTGCAAGAAGTAGAAAATTTTACCCAGGCTCAGTTGCAACAAAAGCAGTTAAATTTTAAAATCCAAAAGCCTGCAACTCAAGATGAAATTATTGTATATGGCAACTACCAGCGCCTGCTCCAAGTGATGTTAAATCTAGTAGGAAATGCGATTAAGTTTACCCATGAAGGGGGTATTAGTATCAGTATGGAATTGATTAAGAAAAAGATAGTTATTCAGAATCGGGAACTACCAGGTCTGGTAAAAATTAGAGTTGCGGATACAGGAATTGGAGTTTCTTTGGACAAACAAGATAAACTGTTTCAGTCTTTCTTCCAAGTAGACGGCGATCGTACTAGGCAATATGGCGGTACGGGTTTAGGTTTGGCAATTTCCCAAAAATTGGTAGAAGCTATGAGAGGGACGGTGAATTTTTATAGTATGGGAGAAGGATTAGGCTCAACTGTAACATTTACCATACCACTATATCAAGAACCAATAATGATTTCTACCCAATCTGCTGAAACTATTGAGTTTTTTACTATAGATTGA
- a CDS encoding ferredoxin-thioredoxin reductase catalytic domain-containing protein has product MKTTENTKLSNEKTLEAMKNFSETYAKRTSTYFCVEPSVTAVVIEGLAKHKDELGAPLCPCRHYEDKEAEVKAAYWNCPCIPMRERKECHCMLFLTPDNDFAGEIQEISMEQLQAVRESM; this is encoded by the coding sequence ATGAAAACCACAGAAAATACCAAGCTCTCCAACGAAAAAACTCTGGAGGCGATGAAGAATTTCTCCGAAACCTATGCTAAACGCACCAGCACTTACTTCTGTGTTGAACCTTCTGTCACCGCTGTAGTCATTGAAGGACTCGCGAAGCACAAAGACGAACTCGGTGCCCCCTTATGTCCCTGTCGCCACTACGAGGATAAAGAAGCAGAAGTAAAAGCTGCATACTGGAATTGCCCTTGTATTCCCATGCGCGAACGTAAGGAATGCCACTGTATGCTGTTTTTGACTCCAGACAACGATTTTGCCGGCGAAATTCAAGAAATTTCTATGGAACAACTTCAAGCAGTCAGAGAGAGTATGTAA
- a CDS encoding histone deacetylase family protein — MLPVIYSEDFLLHKTGMLHPERPERLSAIVEALKAAPWGAELDWQLPTPVQKRSEVLTAILKKIHSQKYIHEVEHLAQRGGGYLDGDTPVSADSYDVALLAISAWLDGADRALASGEPAFVLARPPGHHAERERGMGFCLFSNAAIAAHYALEQPGINRVAILDWDVHHGNGTQSLVENNRQIAFCSLHQSPCYPGTGYGDERGAYDNVLNLPMYPGSGITEYRTAFESQVMPFLSKFKPDLLIVSAGYDGNAADPLASITLLPSDYGVFTDYCLKITRRISFGLEGGYALKELAESVTATIARCLL, encoded by the coding sequence ATGCTACCTGTCATCTACTCTGAGGATTTTTTGCTGCACAAGACTGGTATGCTTCACCCAGAGCGGCCAGAGCGTCTAAGTGCGATCGTGGAAGCTCTTAAAGCTGCACCTTGGGGTGCTGAGCTTGATTGGCAGTTACCCACACCCGTTCAAAAACGTAGCGAGGTATTAACTGCGATTCTCAAAAAGATTCACTCGCAGAAATACATTCACGAAGTAGAGCACCTAGCACAACGGGGAGGTGGCTACTTGGATGGCGACACGCCAGTTTCCGCAGATAGTTATGATGTGGCATTGCTAGCAATTAGTGCTTGGTTGGATGGTGCCGATCGCGCCTTAGCCAGTGGTGAACCAGCTTTCGTGCTAGCAAGGCCGCCCGGACACCATGCTGAAAGAGAGCGCGGCATGGGTTTTTGTTTGTTTTCTAATGCTGCGATCGCTGCTCATTACGCCCTCGAACAACCAGGAATTAACCGAGTAGCCATCCTCGACTGGGACGTGCATCACGGTAACGGTACCCAGTCCCTAGTTGAAAATAATCGCCAAATCGCTTTCTGTTCCCTGCACCAATCTCCCTGCTATCCGGGAACTGGTTATGGAGACGAACGCGGAGCCTACGACAATGTACTCAACCTTCCGATGTATCCTGGTAGCGGCATCACCGAGTACCGCACTGCCTTTGAATCTCAAGTTATGCCATTTTTATCGAAATTTAAGCCCGATTTGTTGATTGTCAGCGCTGGCTACGACGGCAATGCCGCCGATCCCTTGGCGAGTATTACCCTCCTACCTTCGGATTATGGGGTGTTCACAGACTACTGCCTTAAAATTACCCGCCGCATTTCCTTTGGGTTAGAAGGGGGTTATGCCCTTAAAGAGTTAGCTGAGTCAGTAACGGCAACTATTGCCCGGTGTTTGCTCTAG
- a CDS encoding GNAT family N-acetyltransferase, whose protein sequence is MKVFLETERLILRYFTEGDLDNLYELDSDPEVMRYINGGQASDREQIRSQTLPLFLKYYEDYQGYGFWAAEEKSSGEFIGWFHFRPALDRSEDIELGYRLKRAFWGKGYATEAAIALIHKGFTELGTERVFAKALAVNSGSIRVMEKAGLKFDKSFIEMKFPGSNKEAVRYTLDKNEFYP, encoded by the coding sequence GTGAAGGTTTTTCTGGAGACAGAACGTTTGATTCTCCGTTACTTTACTGAGGGGGATTTAGATAACTTATATGAGTTGGACAGCGACCCCGAAGTGATGCGGTATATTAATGGGGGACAGGCTAGCGATCGCGAACAGATTCGCTCTCAAACTTTGCCATTATTTCTCAAATATTATGAGGACTATCAAGGCTATGGATTTTGGGCAGCAGAGGAAAAATCTAGCGGTGAATTTATCGGCTGGTTTCATTTCCGGCCAGCCTTAGATCGTAGCGAGGATATTGAGCTGGGCTATCGTTTGAAAAGAGCATTCTGGGGTAAAGGCTATGCAACGGAAGCTGCGATCGCGCTGATTCATAAAGGATTTACTGAATTGGGTACGGAGCGCGTTTTTGCTAAGGCTTTAGCAGTTAACTCTGGATCGATTCGCGTCATGGAAAAAGCAGGATTGAAATTTGATAAATCGTTTATTGAGATGAAGTTTCCCGGCAGCAATAAAGAGGCTGTTAGGTATACTCTTGATAAAAATGAATTCTATCCATAA
- the gyrA gene encoding DNA topoisomerase (ATP-hydrolyzing) subunit A, which produces MSTSESRIIPTDLRNEMSRSYLEYAMSVIVGRALPDARDGLKPVHRRILYAMNELGLTPDRPFRKCARVVGEVLGKYHPHGDTAVYDALVRMAQDFSMRQPLIDGHGNFGSVDNDPPAAMRYTECRLTPLTSDAMLRDIDSETVDFGDNFDGSQQEPLVLPSRIPQILVNGSSGIAVGMATNIPPHNLGEVIEGLMALIANPEITDIELMQYIPGPDFPTGAQILGKASIREAYTTGRGSITMRGVAAIETIEHPGRPDKEAIIITELPYQTNKAALIEKIAEMVNEKRLEGISDIRDESDRDGMRIVIELKRDAYPRVVLNNLYKQTPLQANFGANMLALVNGEPQLLSLKQFLSVFLDFRIETITRRTQYELRKAEERDHLLQGLLIALDNLDAIIHLIRSAADTATAKQELIDTYGLSEVQSDAILQMQLRRLTALEAQKITQEHEELLEKIADLLDILAKRERILEIIQTEVAEIKLKFASPRRTIIEHAEGEIDETDLIANEQAIILLTEQGYIKRMPVSTFEAQSRATRGKAGTKMKEDDGVEHFLSCCDHDSVLFFSDRGVVYCLRSYQIPVSSRTARGTPIVQLLPIPIEEKITSIVSVTEFSNEEYLIMLTRSGFIKKTVLSAFSNIRANGLIAISLEEGDQLRWVRLARVDDSIIIGSRQGMTIHFRTNHEQLRPVGRATRGVKSMKLRAGDELIGMDILPSSIVASIAELETEDSELEEEELEVSAQEIEVQVEEIEGSDAEEIPTASSQGPWALVITTNGYGKRVPVTQFRLQRRAGKGLTATKFKSKKAKDYVAALRIVNENDELMIVTSRGIIIRQTVNAISTQSRNATGVRVQRLDEDDSIVAVALVPLSGEESESDEAVDLVSVSGEESELESAEME; this is translated from the coding sequence ATGAGCACCTCTGAGTCGCGGATTATCCCGACGGATCTGCGGAATGAGATGTCCCGGTCTTACCTAGAATACGCCATGAGCGTAATTGTAGGCCGGGCTCTACCAGATGCCAGGGACGGTCTTAAGCCTGTTCACCGCCGCATTCTCTATGCTATGAACGAACTAGGCTTGACTCCCGATCGACCTTTCCGCAAATGCGCCCGCGTTGTGGGGGAGGTGCTGGGCAAATATCACCCGCACGGGGATACAGCGGTGTACGACGCTTTAGTGCGGATGGCTCAGGATTTCTCCATGCGCCAACCTCTGATTGACGGGCACGGCAATTTTGGCTCGGTGGATAATGACCCGCCAGCGGCGATGCGTTACACAGAGTGCCGCTTAACACCGCTGACTAGCGACGCGATGCTGCGCGATATCGACTCGGAAACCGTCGATTTTGGCGATAATTTCGATGGTTCGCAGCAGGAACCGCTGGTTTTACCATCGCGCATCCCCCAAATTTTGGTTAATGGTTCGTCGGGGATCGCTGTGGGAATGGCGACGAATATTCCTCCTCACAATTTGGGAGAAGTAATTGAAGGTTTAATGGCATTAATTGCCAATCCAGAAATTACCGATATTGAGCTGATGCAGTACATTCCCGGCCCTGATTTTCCAACGGGGGCGCAGATTTTAGGGAAAGCCAGCATCCGGGAAGCTTACACTACTGGTAGGGGTTCGATTACGATGCGCGGCGTAGCTGCGATCGAAACTATTGAACATCCAGGTAGACCAGACAAAGAAGCAATTATTATCACAGAGTTGCCATACCAAACTAATAAGGCGGCGCTGATTGAAAAGATTGCAGAAATGGTGAATGAGAAGCGGCTGGAGGGGATTTCTGATATTAGAGATGAGAGCGATCGCGATGGTATGCGGATTGTGATAGAGCTCAAACGAGATGCTTATCCTCGCGTTGTTCTCAACAACCTTTACAAACAAACTCCCCTACAAGCTAACTTCGGGGCAAATATGCTCGCGCTAGTAAATGGGGAACCTCAATTACTTTCGCTCAAGCAGTTTCTCAGCGTCTTCTTAGATTTTCGGATTGAGACAATTACGCGGCGGACTCAATACGAACTGCGGAAAGCGGAAGAACGCGATCATTTACTTCAAGGTTTATTGATTGCTCTCGACAATTTGGATGCTATTATTCACCTAATTCGTAGTGCTGCTGATACGGCAACAGCGAAACAGGAATTGATAGATACTTACGGTTTGTCAGAGGTACAATCAGATGCAATTTTGCAAATGCAGCTCCGACGCTTGACGGCCTTGGAAGCGCAGAAGATTACTCAAGAACACGAAGAGTTACTAGAGAAAATTGCCGACTTACTAGATATTTTGGCAAAGCGGGAGCGGATTCTGGAAATCATCCAAACAGAAGTCGCTGAAATCAAACTGAAGTTTGCCTCGCCGCGCCGAACTATCATCGAACACGCCGAAGGAGAAATCGACGAAACCGATTTAATTGCCAACGAACAAGCCATCATCTTGCTGACAGAACAAGGCTACATTAAGCGAATGCCAGTCAGCACTTTTGAGGCTCAAAGTCGCGCTACTCGCGGCAAAGCTGGTACGAAAATGAAAGAGGATGATGGCGTTGAACATTTCCTCTCCTGCTGCGATCACGATAGCGTCTTATTCTTTAGTGATAGAGGCGTTGTTTACTGTCTCAGAAGTTATCAGATACCCGTCAGTTCTCGCACGGCGCGGGGGACTCCGATTGTACAATTGCTGCCTATTCCGATTGAAGAAAAAATCACTTCTATTGTATCGGTGACAGAATTTAGCAATGAAGAATACTTAATAATGCTAACTCGCAGCGGCTTTATTAAGAAGACTGTCTTATCTGCTTTTAGTAACATTCGTGCTAACGGGTTAATCGCTATTTCTCTGGAAGAAGGCGACCAATTGCGCTGGGTACGGCTAGCAAGAGTTGACGATAGTATTATCATCGGTTCGCGCCAAGGAATGACAATTCATTTCCGAACTAATCACGAACAATTGCGCCCAGTTGGTCGAGCAACCCGGGGGGTAAAGTCCATGAAATTGCGAGCAGGCGATGAGCTGATTGGCATGGATATTTTACCAAGTTCAATTGTTGCGAGTATTGCGGAGTTAGAAACTGAAGATTCGGAATTGGAAGAGGAGGAATTAGAAGTATCTGCCCAGGAAATTGAAGTGCAAGTGGAGGAAATTGAAGGCAGCGATGCTGAAGAAATCCCCACTGCTAGCAGTCAAGGCCCTTGGGCGCTGGTAATTACTACAAATGGTTACGGCAAGCGCGTTCCTGTTACTCAATTCCGGTTGCAAAGACGTGCTGGTAAAGGTTTAACAGCTACTAAATTCAAGTCGAAAAAGGCTAAAGATTATGTAGCTGCATTGCGAATTGTCAATGAAAATGACGAGTTGATGATCGTTACTAGCAGAGGTATTATTATCCGTCAGACTGTCAATGCAATTTCTACCCAATCCCGGAATGCAACGGGTGTGCGAGTGCAGCGTTTAGATGAGGATGATTCAATTGTAGCTGTAGCTTTAGTACCGCTATCTGGTGAAGAATCGGAGTCAGATGAAGCTGTGGATTTAGTCTCAGTATCTGGTGAAGAATCAGAATTAGAGTCAGCGGAAATGGAGTAA
- the lnt gene encoding apolipoprotein N-acyltransferase: MWIFKNLKSPNLQSDTIKKYRLAIALIGGILMALATAPVSAWPLAWLALAPLWVMIASYEKPKLEEKKQKFFLLPFSFFLLPSLWGIGYHGLALSWIMGIHPMTWLGVPWWPSLAIAVFCWVFITLWGAALVAIWAWLFIILNSTPLAQEAGGRKSQLSVLIRLLIGTALWCSLEYIWSSGSLWWTSLSYTQSPHNLAILHLGQLSGPSAITAAIVAVNGLIAEAWSEGRRQKEEGRRKRAEGRRENLISYLLPVIFCLILHIIGFSLYSRPLTEDAKSELKIGIIQGNIPNEIKFNSEGWIRSLEGYTTGYKNLANQGVDAVLIPETALPFVWTNPNQRFYLSLYQAILAQKVVAWVGGFGQQEDSITNSLFTINGNGEIVSRYDKTKLVPLGEYIPFEQFIGSIINRLSPLDSHLVAGKSNQLFDTPFGRAIVGICYDSAFTEHFRRQAAMGGEFILTASNDAHYNSSMMAQHHAQDLMRGIETDRWVVRATNTGYSAFVNPHGETLWISGVNTYEVQAGNIYRRKTQTLYVRWGDWLTPLLLVLGVIAKVFQRG; encoded by the coding sequence ATGTGGATATTCAAAAACCTAAAAAGTCCTAATTTACAGTCTGATACGATTAAAAAATACCGCTTAGCAATTGCATTGATTGGCGGTATTTTAATGGCCTTAGCAACTGCACCTGTAAGTGCTTGGCCCTTGGCGTGGTTAGCACTCGCTCCCCTTTGGGTGATGATTGCTAGTTATGAAAAGCCAAAATTAGAAGAAAAAAAACAAAAATTTTTCCTTCTTCCCTTTTCCTTCTTCCTTCTTCCTTCATTATGGGGAATTGGCTATCACGGGTTAGCTTTATCTTGGATAATGGGAATTCACCCGATGACTTGGCTGGGGGTTCCTTGGTGGCCAAGTTTGGCGATTGCAGTGTTTTGTTGGGTATTTATCACCCTTTGGGGAGCTGCATTAGTCGCTATCTGGGCGTGGCTATTTATAATTCTTAACTCAACTCCTTTAGCACAGGAAGCTGGGGGGAGAAAATCTCAATTATCGGTCTTAATTCGCCTCTTAATTGGGACAGCTTTGTGGTGCAGTTTAGAATATATTTGGAGTTCCGGCTCCCTATGGTGGACATCTCTATCTTACACTCAAAGTCCGCATAATTTAGCAATTTTACACCTCGGTCAACTTTCTGGGCCTAGTGCTATAACTGCCGCCATTGTAGCAGTTAATGGCTTAATTGCTGAAGCTTGGAGCGAAGGAAGAAGGCAGAAGGAAGAGGGCAGAAGGAAGAGGGCAGAAGGAAGAAGGGAAAATTTAATTTCTTATCTTTTACCTGTTATATTTTGCCTAATATTGCATATTATAGGTTTTAGTTTATATAGCCGCCCTTTGACTGAAGATGCAAAATCAGAGTTGAAAATAGGAATTATTCAGGGCAATATACCCAATGAAATTAAGTTTAATTCAGAAGGATGGATTCGCTCTTTGGAAGGCTACACTACAGGATATAAAAACTTAGCTAACCAAGGTGTAGATGCTGTATTAATCCCAGAGACAGCTTTACCGTTTGTTTGGACTAACCCTAATCAACGTTTTTACCTTTCTTTATATCAAGCTATTCTCGCTCAAAAAGTTGTTGCTTGGGTAGGGGGATTTGGACAACAGGAAGATAGCATTACAAATAGCTTGTTTACTATCAACGGTAATGGTGAAATAGTTAGCCGGTACGATAAAACTAAGCTAGTACCATTGGGAGAATATATTCCCTTTGAACAATTTATTGGCAGTATTATTAATCGACTTTCTCCTTTAGATTCCCATTTAGTAGCTGGTAAATCTAACCAATTATTTGATACACCTTTTGGTAGAGCGATTGTCGGTATTTGCTATGACTCAGCTTTTACTGAACATTTCCGCCGTCAGGCGGCGATGGGAGGTGAATTTATCCTGACTGCTTCTAATGATGCTCATTATAATTCATCTATGATGGCTCAACATCACGCTCAAGATTTGATGAGAGGAATTGAAACCGATAGGTGGGTGGTAAGGGCAACTAATACGGGTTATTCTGCTTTTGTTAATCCTCATGGCGAGACGTTGTGGATATCTGGTGTTAACACTTATGAAGTCCAGGCTGGTAATATTTATCGGCGTAAAACTCAGACTTTGTATGTGCGATGGGGGGATTGGTTAACACCTTTATTGTTAGTATTGGGTGTAATAGCGAAAGTTTTCCAAAGAGGGTAA
- a CDS encoding histidine phosphatase family protein has translation MEITNNDTATASPSEPEKLPLYGEAYFIRHGESTSNERNIFAGILDVGLTAFGKLQARRAGLDIKKKGVKFDAVYVSHMRRARQTCEIALAESQALKSPDTPVQIDHRISERSFGIFAGRNLNLLRLSLGYEGFEEMLHSHNEAPPTGEKISQIYVRASSFYKERVVPHLERGETVLVVCHQYVLEPLALYLSDLPPTAYHSLKLPNGKALSRDELVKFRDKESGGAAALRKKVNDLSIMWAIVLYAVAFLLGSLLRVVSTSPQGIPSELFKAIIIICLAMSTFYTYLDIDFAGSKRKVTSTVKYVVYGWMLLRWVVGLALIFSGVLYQSPADLYKVLWVLFWIVPPALTSPVLSILWGGNLYPSAVLSRTLSIVAPIALIATLAIAGSQLPINLSSLNFFFVILALGLAIPGAAAQIWRSKSPVDSNRHSKEWKFIGVLAVAFMALATGFQFAPATFISDLFSPIDPNRALAGFQQLAFAALVFILMRLCAALTLIFSSGKLSKAEAQDAYILLVNPNFFLWAALFAGVSTATNLDSLNYAIYWAALGFFCIPFIEQTFFMNAFSSDLLRETLRSSKVGTEDVKKLFHQLDADGSKTLDKPEIMELLGLVEDLTTGERSSEEMRGYITDYLFNILDSDKNGTVDLKELEDYVSTYGLVVNLNVE, from the coding sequence ATGGAAATCACAAATAATGATACGGCTACTGCATCACCATCTGAGCCAGAAAAGCTTCCCTTGTATGGAGAAGCCTACTTTATTCGGCACGGCGAAAGTACCAGCAATGAGCGCAACATTTTTGCTGGAATACTAGATGTTGGACTTACAGCATTTGGCAAGCTACAAGCACGTCGCGCAGGTCTTGATATTAAGAAAAAAGGTGTCAAATTTGACGCAGTATATGTATCCCACATGAGGCGTGCGCGGCAAACTTGTGAAATCGCCCTAGCTGAAAGTCAAGCCTTGAAATCTCCTGATACTCCTGTTCAGATCGACCACCGCATTAGCGAGCGTTCTTTTGGTATTTTTGCCGGTCGTAACCTCAATTTGCTTCGTCTTTCTCTTGGATATGAAGGCTTCGAGGAAATGTTGCATTCACATAACGAAGCACCTCCGACTGGCGAAAAAATTTCACAAATTTATGTACGCGCTAGCAGTTTCTATAAAGAGCGAGTTGTACCGCACTTAGAACGAGGTGAAACTGTTCTAGTTGTCTGCCATCAATATGTACTAGAACCTCTAGCACTTTATTTAAGTGACTTGCCACCAACTGCTTATCACAGCTTAAAACTTCCTAATGGCAAAGCTTTAAGTCGAGATGAACTCGTCAAATTTCGCGACAAAGAATCTGGCGGTGCGGCTGCTTTACGCAAAAAGGTCAACGATCTTTCAATCATGTGGGCGATTGTATTATACGCTGTTGCATTCTTACTGGGCAGTTTGCTAAGAGTAGTCAGCACTTCCCCACAAGGAATTCCATCAGAGCTATTTAAAGCGATAATTATTATCTGTCTGGCAATGTCCACATTTTATACCTACCTAGACATCGACTTTGCAGGGAGCAAACGCAAAGTAACTTCAACTGTCAAATATGTAGTCTATGGGTGGATGTTGCTGCGATGGGTAGTTGGCCTCGCCTTAATATTTTCTGGAGTTTTGTACCAAAGCCCTGCCGATCTTTATAAAGTTTTATGGGTGCTTTTCTGGATAGTACCGCCAGCCCTTACTTCCCCAGTTTTATCGATACTTTGGGGTGGCAATCTTTATCCATCGGCTGTCTTATCAAGAACATTATCAATAGTTGCTCCGATCGCGCTGATTGCTACATTAGCGATCGCAGGTTCCCAATTACCCATTAACCTCTCCAGTTTAAACTTTTTCTTTGTAATTCTAGCTCTAGGTCTAGCAATACCGGGAGCCGCCGCCCAAATTTGGCGTTCTAAATCGCCTGTTGATTCAAATCGGCACAGTAAAGAATGGAAATTTATCGGAGTTCTGGCTGTTGCTTTTATGGCCCTAGCAACAGGCTTTCAGTTTGCTCCTGCAACATTTATTTCTGACCTCTTTTCCCCCATCGACCCGAACCGAGCGCTAGCTGGTTTTCAACAGCTTGCGTTTGCTGCATTAGTTTTTATTCTGATGCGTCTATGCGCTGCATTAACTTTGATATTTTCAAGTGGCAAACTGAGCAAGGCAGAAGCTCAAGATGCTTATATCTTGCTTGTTAACCCTAACTTTTTCCTTTGGGCCGCTCTTTTTGCTGGAGTTAGTACAGCTACAAATTTGGACTCGCTGAATTATGCAATTTACTGGGCCGCGCTAGGGTTCTTCTGTATCCCTTTCATCGAGCAAACATTCTTTATGAATGCCTTTAGTAGTGACTTATTGAGAGAAACATTACGTTCCTCGAAAGTGGGAACAGAAGATGTCAAAAAGCTTTTCCATCAATTGGATGCCGATGGCAGTAAAACCCTCGATAAACCAGAGATTATGGAGCTTTTAGGCCTAGTAGAAGATTTGACCACAGGCGAACGTAGCTCTGAAGAAATGAGGGGATACATTACTGATTATCTTTTCAATATTCTTGACTCAGATAAGAATGGTACGGTCGATCTAAAAGAGTTAGAAGACTACGTATCAACTTATGGGTTAGTTGTCAACCTTAACGTTGAATAG